From the Petrotoga sp. 9PWA.NaAc.5.4 genome, one window contains:
- a CDS encoding ABC transporter ATP-binding protein codes for MKSHEYNKVAIEIKDVTKRFGKTVAVDNVSLQINKGEIFGLIGPNGAGKSTIMKMISTLLYPTSGKVAIFGTDISKNKTFIRKIISLVSDYSVLEDDLTPYENLKVFSIAAQVENAEAKIEEFLNTFGLNKYRNKLTKHLSSGNKQKLNVARALLKSPEILLLDEPTNAIDVESSRFIRRYIINENINKGTTIVITSHHLWEVEQLATNIGIIIEGKLVIKDNIDNVYNRFDSIINIYEINCKKEDYENLMAYLKDHNDVLAIKPISHEKIVVDSKNSNFKLESFQASIKKIRPTLEDIYSYVLANPS; via the coding sequence ATGAAATCACATGAATATAATAAAGTAGCTATAGAAATAAAAGATGTTACAAAAAGATTTGGTAAAACTGTAGCTGTAGACAATGTAAGTTTACAAATTAATAAGGGAGAAATATTTGGCCTTATTGGGCCAAATGGTGCAGGCAAATCAACAATAATGAAAATGATTTCTACATTATTGTATCCAACTTCTGGTAAAGTAGCGATATTTGGAACCGATATCTCTAAAAACAAAACGTTTATAAGAAAGATAATTTCTCTTGTTTCAGACTATTCTGTTTTAGAAGATGATTTAACACCATACGAGAATTTAAAAGTTTTTTCAATTGCAGCCCAGGTTGAAAATGCTGAAGCTAAAATTGAGGAATTTCTAAATACTTTTGGATTGAATAAGTATCGAAATAAATTAACAAAACACTTATCTTCTGGGAATAAGCAGAAATTAAATGTAGCAAGAGCATTATTAAAATCCCCTGAGATTCTTCTCTTAGATGAACCCACAAATGCTATAGATGTTGAGTCTTCAAGATTCATAAGAAGATATATAATAAATGAAAATATTAATAAAGGAACTACGATAGTAATAACGTCCCACCATTTGTGGGAAGTAGAACAACTTGCAACAAATATAGGAATAATAATAGAAGGTAAATTGGTTATAAAAGATAATATTGACAACGTTTACAATAGATTTGATTCTATTATAAATATATATGAAATTAACTGTAAAAAAGAAGATTATGAAAATTTAATGGCATATCTTAAAGATCATAACGATGTTTTAGCTATAAAACCCATATCTCATGAAAAAATTGTTGTAGATTCTAAAAATTCCAATTTTAAATTAGAAAGTTTTCAAGCATCTATAAAAAAAATAAGACCGACCTTAGAAGATATATATTCTTATGTTTTGGCGAATCCTTCTTAA
- the smpB gene encoding SsrA-binding protein SmpB — protein MKILARNKKAFHDYEILETIEAGISLKGTEVKSAKEGKISFKDSFCKVERGELILYNVHISPYSSGSVFNHDPESPRKLLLHKREIIRLNTKVKKEGLTIIPLEFYVNDRGIIKVKIALAKGLKKYDKREKIAERDFERRVRKEKKYEIT, from the coding sequence ATGAAAATATTAGCGAGAAATAAAAAAGCTTTTCACGATTATGAGATATTAGAAACCATAGAAGCAGGAATTTCCTTAAAAGGTACAGAGGTAAAGTCTGCCAAAGAAGGTAAGATAAGCTTTAAAGATAGTTTTTGTAAAGTAGAACGTGGAGAGCTTATATTATATAATGTGCATATTAGTCCTTATTCAAGTGGGAGTGTTTTTAATCATGATCCTGAAAGTCCAAGAAAGTTATTATTACATAAAAGAGAAATTATACGTTTGAACACAAAAGTTAAAAAAGAAGGGTTAACCATAATACCTTTAGAATTTTATGTGAATGATAGAGGAATTATTAAAGTTAAGATAGCGTTGGCTAAAGGTCTTAAAAAATATGATAAACGTGAAAAAATAGCAGAAAGAGATTTTGAAAGGAGAGTAAGGAAAGAAAAAAAATATGAAATCACATGA
- the radA gene encoding DNA repair protein RadA, translating into MRKPEKYYICNNCGYESDKWFAKCPVCNELESAVEYTADIAFDSSNDENKQIIYIDQSIDLPEKISLKMKDINEALNGGIVKGGVYLLSGEPGIGKSTLLSQLANSFETSEGFVLYVSGEESTEQVLQRFRRLGIKDKNIGLIFESNVEKILKSINNINKDPTIVLIDSIQTLKSESIDSVPGSIMQVRESARMIVDFAKKKNVTVIMISHVNKEGAIAGPKVLEHMVDCVLQLDLEKSSGLRLLKVTKNRFGPTDELVLLEITEKGLKPIENLTSYFLSEYSNEPGNSLTIAKVGHRFLPIEIQALVSNPVYGSPRRVTSGIPMDRLLMVIAVLSKKLKLPVDSKDIFVNTSGGLKISDSSIDLAVALSLISSVFDEPPNFTSVALGEIGLDGNVRGISLLEKRVDIALKLGVEVIIIPNNKIFKNDKILFAENVKDLIKLFRKGER; encoded by the coding sequence TTGATAGTTCAAATGATGAAAATAAGCAAATAATTTATATAGATCAAAGTATTGATTTACCTGAAAAGATTTCTTTGAAAATGAAAGATATAAATGAAGCATTAAATGGCGGAATAGTTAAAGGTGGTGTTTATCTTTTAAGTGGAGAACCTGGAATAGGAAAAAGTACTCTTTTAAGTCAATTAGCAAACTCTTTTGAGACATCTGAAGGGTTCGTATTGTACGTTTCTGGTGAAGAATCTACTGAACAAGTATTACAACGATTTAGGAGACTGGGAATAAAAGATAAAAATATTGGTTTAATATTTGAGAGTAATGTTGAAAAGATTTTAAAATCCATTAATAATATAAATAAAGATCCAACTATTGTATTGATAGATTCTATACAAACTTTAAAAAGTGAAAGTATAGATTCAGTGCCTGGTAGTATTATGCAAGTGCGCGAATCGGCGAGGATGATTGTAGATTTTGCCAAGAAAAAAAACGTTACTGTTATAATGATAAGTCATGTAAATAAAGAAGGGGCTATAGCTGGTCCAAAAGTATTAGAACACATGGTTGATTGTGTTTTACAGTTGGATTTGGAGAAAAGTTCTGGATTAAGGCTTCTAAAGGTAACAAAAAATAGATTTGGTCCAACTGATGAATTGGTGTTATTAGAAATTACTGAAAAGGGTTTAAAACCCATAGAAAATTTAACTTCATATTTTCTTTCCGAATATTCGAATGAACCTGGTAATTCTCTAACAATTGCGAAGGTAGGACATAGATTTTTACCTATTGAAATTCAAGCTTTAGTTAGTAATCCTGTATATGGTTCTCCTCGAAGAGTTACCTCAGGAATTCCTATGGATAGACTTTTAATGGTTATAGCGGTTCTTTCTAAAAAGTTAAAATTACCTGTGGATAGTAAAGATATTTTTGTTAATACGTCAGGTGGTTTAAAAATATCTGATAGTTCAATTGATCTTGCAGTAGCGCTGTCTTTAATTTCGTCAGTCTTTGATGAACCTCCTAATTTTACTTCTGTGGCTTTAGGAGAGATAGGGCTTGATGGTAATGTAAGAGGTATATCCCTTTTGGAAAAGCGCGTGGATATAGCTTTAAAATTGGGGGTAGAGGTTATTATTATTCCCAATAACAAGATTTTTAAAAATGATAAAATATTATTTGCCGAAAACGTTAAAGATTTGATAAAATTATTTAGAAAGGGGGAAAGATAA
- the disA gene encoding DNA integrity scanning diadenylate cyclase DisA, with protein sequence MDEKLEKIFSILAPGKPVRSGIDRILEANLGALLFFSSDAEDHLKKGLIHLGFKIDCEFLPEKVYELSKMDGAIILNVDGTKILYANALLNPDETISSSETGMRHKTAEKISVQTGDLAVAISKRRNVISAYYDKIKHELLPENVLFARLNQEITIAQRYRQNFMSLVEYLNLEEAKGEVSLDYVVETLSKGLLTIKITQRAEKYLLELGEIAGSAKIEHEEILRSMPKLVGAIIMDYSSENIKCQRPEEAVDIFNNYSIDTLVKPLEIAKVLGYDIASEDELEEEKLTSRGYRILYSTKLPSIAIKNVIENFKTLPELMKATYDELTDISGIGKRRAKIILDAINKKRKGKDFSLSELNLISDEKDEVDKIRNP encoded by the coding sequence TTGGATGAGAAGCTTGAAAAAATTTTCAGTATATTAGCTCCGGGCAAACCTGTTAGAAGTGGAATAGATAGAATTTTAGAAGCAAATTTAGGAGCTTTATTATTTTTTTCTTCTGATGCCGAAGATCATTTGAAAAAAGGCTTGATTCATTTGGGCTTTAAAATTGATTGCGAATTTTTACCAGAAAAAGTATATGAACTTTCCAAAATGGATGGGGCTATTATTCTTAATGTTGATGGAACGAAGATTTTATATGCTAATGCTTTGCTGAATCCTGATGAAACTATCAGCAGTTCTGAAACAGGGATGAGGCATAAAACTGCTGAAAAAATTTCAGTTCAAACGGGGGATTTGGCAGTTGCCATCTCCAAAAGAAGAAATGTAATTTCTGCTTATTATGATAAAATTAAACACGAATTGTTACCCGAAAATGTTCTATTTGCAAGATTAAATCAGGAAATAACAATTGCTCAAAGGTATAGGCAAAATTTTATGAGCTTGGTTGAATATTTAAATTTAGAAGAAGCAAAAGGAGAAGTTTCTTTAGATTATGTGGTTGAAACTTTGTCTAAGGGTTTATTAACAATAAAGATTACCCAAAGAGCTGAAAAATATTTGTTAGAACTTGGAGAAATAGCAGGTAGCGCAAAAATCGAGCATGAAGAAATTCTAAGATCGATGCCTAAATTGGTTGGAGCAATAATAATGGATTATAGTTCAGAAAATATAAAATGTCAGCGACCAGAAGAAGCCGTAGATATTTTCAACAATTATAGCATAGATACTTTGGTAAAGCCTTTAGAGATAGCTAAGGTTTTAGGCTATGATATTGCTTCAGAGGATGAATTAGAAGAAGAAAAACTTACTTCGAGGGGTTATCGAATACTTTATTCCACTAAGTTACCATCAATAGCAATTAAAAATGTGATTGAGAACTTTAAAACATTGCCGGAATTAATGAAAGCAACTTATGATGAATTAACAGATATTTCGGGAATTGGGAAAAGAAGAGCAAAGATTATTTTAGATGCTATAAATAAAAAAAGGAAAGGTAAAGATTTTTCTCTTTCAGAATTAAACCTTATTTCTGATGAGAAAGATGAGGTAGATAAAATAAGAAATCCTTAA